A window of the Oncorhynchus mykiss isolate Arlee chromosome 15, USDA_OmykA_1.1, whole genome shotgun sequence genome harbors these coding sequences:
- the LOC110490318 gene encoding uncharacterized protein LOC110490318 isoform X2: MDNAYENARSREWSYGDGYSRHNMAQWQSALPAGERQYLTQQERERQWLNHEKEAAIRAHYNSLRQNSPMDFRGHGAQATQPPHLYHQDHHRMAPSQNIRDWPNLYGPLRGQASPNVTLHRSGEITETWAKHEPHFPSYEFLPPLIVERGHEDITHHHKADRDYMVGRIVNHNNLHCLESKWQMLDPTHSNGHARGHFNEHSRGHSNSYSRIHSTECSKGSSRGRSSARSRGGSSGRSRGGSSARSRGGSSACSRGGSSVCSRGGSSGRSRGGSSGRSRGGSSGRSRGGSSGCPRGGSSGRSRSGSSGCSRGGSSGRSRSGSSGRSRGGSSGRSRGGSSRRSRGGSSGRSRGGSSGCSRGGSSGSSSVHFSRSPRLDFQAKHVNPFQSMTNSSTDIQNANITPTVPMVNNKHSETTSGHTTGPARYSTSLVFTDFPSTGGTESGVVDLKAAQVTHADTHGILGPSVPSQAITQHTDHLPGNAALVSHTQTSTTPEQQHASSPSLTDTPQEKPHKHKISLKEIQHWPQSVLRSKNGPVNGNNSTQDPSQSLQFSTEKMYVLQAGKTQLHLNTKDYQARPPERFSDEDSAIRLEIKSNPRYMTLTAVATAPPPPVAIVPPMGPQQSPEPMETENAGNELPFKILQAWSINEKQAENLWERAKDDASSLSVLNEMVQVESLLECDKPVDASAISSMASTGEDNDEVLQVITQMDKRSPSPFVHTNPQATDIVCIGGAQIIVEGSSNVADENTLDLSTIAEVQFKLCALQQLDTYLESATTVTEAEDGCLEAILELYRGGDTSDLVEALKDQMDEKIMQDVSAWAAEDEKAVVLFAVSGISLGEVLEKFPIPVHVDTSSQVGYRSSWLNVNEKLNDIDKDSGRAWSLWFIPDKAEDSSKVVGGVQMDDTFHSKMETVEFPAEAIDSDLTTNTHLTMDVDPPTNTDLPTNADLETEPLSPMILTVLTPEDAVKLLAETEAPDTDLKTVVDLTTDSDTEPLSPMNLTILRSEDAMRLFCQIENGSDLQFASPESCSKNKDKTQTNQLENIESGSLDKSCYCPCGIETDNGFEMGLCSSCQREKGLQQDTRCITIAHCFTMSHRNDQETEVPKDSGGKVTAVDNQCRDKKQTHSTEEEGDDNKTQGEMQQWTGVIPIIDFFFWSDTSEDSDQETEESYNEQHAQIEAHASSVKRTEPETDAKAPCESAQERTTQSKVSPGSEDRERWQEKDQDCRMTTLPLPKVENPSKLRANIIADNWFSPIEDCGSPVEKYDKVADFVTQYKTCKSKQKGHKKMEKEKSLHPTSSDRQSYKKSHGRAERGRTPSQTTKCYGLKATVDNQCRDMKPHAPHKTRHSTESDGNRCKDKKRGSSTVKACEGCQSRDKKPPKRRHSTEKEREDNQSRDKMSQKRRYSTETDGRNSNSKELQCQLVDIERSSGSSLPCPGVKTLHVQGSSNTTVPLKISINIPKKPSINASPSKHAEEILKIPKTKAQNKTNRHCSLAKSVSPVVKERQRNGGKQKQTIQCLKIRLEKLSLPQNLVRKGSPPSRKREEGSPPRQKRVADRGEPEGLGVNVSRHPDLSKKLKRKAQSDLKSQQNLTKIPKMLNGVFSKSECKNDSPPRILKLPRTPEVSKDLHERENRKEPSPSASPESQMLDKPARVAHKPKYFIKPASPSCYSPGSHACPNTAMVSPSHSNVDFCEKVSARQQVFSDWESSFVPTPTPRTCRRSGCPPEEVEGQQASRRSSSETRIIRPILKRVDAPPKPKRNISFPLNPRNVHYFKPCEYENYVMFNRSYTDPEDAQRSDDEEEDASVNCQNKKKQPPVMEAKQQDIGELKPGPSGLCEKRFKRKWEMQEPAAILMKESIVQAKHWTKSLHRDPPKEFRHSAKITGVGYKWSEKQKKRPNEIEGSSLNASPLHGHHPGSSQNASHGHHPGSSQNASPRHGHCPRSAQNASHGHHLGSSQNVSPCHGHCSRSSQNASHGHHPGSSQNVSPRHGHCSRSSQNVSPRHGHCSRSTQNVSPRHGHHPGSSQNASPRHGHCPRSSQNVSPLVVTIHPPARGEELSQQPGTIALPWMNGTSGGRERRDS, translated from the exons CTGGTGAAAGACAGTACCTCACCCAACAGGAAAGGGAACGACAGTGGCTGAACCATGAGAAAGAAGCTGCCATACGGGCCCACTACAACTCCCTTAGACAAAACTCTCCAATGGACTTCCGTGGACATGGGGCACAAGCGACCCAGCCGCCGCATCTGTATCATCAGGACCATCACAGAATGGCTCCGAGTCAGAACATAAGGGATTGGCCAAATCTCTATGGACCCCTGAGAGGCCAGGCATCCCCTAATGTAACCTTACACCGCAGTGGAGAGATAACAGAAACATGGGCTAAGCATGAACCCCACTTCCCCAGCTATGAGTTTTTACCCCCACTCATTGTCGAAAGAGGGCATGAGGATATAACCCATCACCATAAAGCTGACCGGGATTATATGGTTGGTCGGATAGTGAATCATAACAATCTCCATTGCTTGGAAAGCAAATGGCAGATGTTAGATCCCACCCATTCAAATGGACATGCTAGAGGACATTTTAATGAACATTCAAGGGGACATTCTAATTCCTATTCCAGGATTCATTCTACTGAATGCTCAAAGGGAAGTTCTAGGGGTAGGTCTAGTGCACGTTCTAGGGGTGGCTCTAGTGGACGTTCTAGGGGTGGGTCTAGTGCACGTTCTAGGGGTGGCTCTAGTGCATGTTCTAGGGGTGGCTCTAGTGTATGTTCTAGGGGTGGCTCTAGTGGACGTTCTAGGGGTGGCTCTAGTGGACGTTCTAGGGGTGGCTCTAGTGGACGTTCTAGGGGTGGCTCTAGTGGATGTCCTAGGGGTGGCTCTAGTGGACGTTCTAGGAGTGGCTCTAGTGGATGTTCTAGGGGTGGCTCTAGTGGACGTTCTAGGAGTGGCTCTAGTGGACGTTCTAGGGGTGGCTCTAGTGGACGTTCTAGGGGTGGCTCTAGTCGACGTTCTAGGGGTGGCTCTAGTGGACGTTCTAGGGGTGGCTCTAGTGGATGTTCTAGGGGTGGCTCTAGTGGAAGTTCTAGCGTCCATTTCAGCAGGTCTCCCAGGCTGGACTTCCAGGCTAAGCATGTCAACCCTTTTCAATCTATGACCAACAGTTCTACAGACATTCAGAACGCCAACATCACTCCAACTGTTCCTATGGtcaacaacaaacacagtgaaacaACATCAGGACATACAACTGGTCCTGCGAGATATTCTACATCACTTGTTTTTACAGATTTCCCTTCCACGGGAGGTACAGAATCTGGTGTTGTTGACCTAAAAGCAGCCCAGGTAACACATGCAGACACCCATGGTATACTAGGACCTAGTGTTCCTTCCCAAGCCATAACACAACATACAGATCATCTTCCTGGCAATGCTGCTCTGGTTTCTCACACACAGACCTCTACCACCCCTGAACAGCAACatgcttcctctccttctctcactgacACCCCTCAGGAAAAACCTCATAAACATAAGATCTCGCTCAAGGAAATACAGCACTGGCCCCAGAGTGTTTTAAGATCTAAAAATGGACCTGTAAATGGGAATAACTCAACACAAGACCCCTCTCAGTCCCTACAATTCAGCACAGAGAAGATGTATGTTTTACAAGCAGGCAAAACACAACTACATCTAAACACCAAAGACTACCAGGCGAGGCCCCCTGAGAGGTTTAGTGATGAGGACTCCGCTATACGGCTGGAGATTAAGTCCAACCCCAGGTACATGACCCTGACGGCAGTCGCTACCGCTCCGCCGCCCCCCGTGGCTATCGTCCCGCCAATGGGTCCACAGCAGTCCCCAGAGCCCATGGAGACAGAGAATGCAGGCAATGAGCTGCCATTTAAGATTTTACAGGCCTGGTCCATCAACGAAAAACAGGCAGAAAACCTGTGGGAAAGAGCTAAAGATGATGcaagttctctctctgtcctaaaTGAGATGGTTCAAGTTGAGAGTCTTCTGGAGTGTGATAAACCTGTAGATGCATCTGCAATAAGTTCAATGGCATCTACAGGAGAGGACAATGATGAGGTCCTTCAGGTCATCACACAAATGGACAAGAGATCACCTTCACCATTTGTCCACACCAACCCTCAGGCAACTGATATTGTATGCATCGGTGGTGCCCAGATAATCGTGGAAGGTAGCTCTAATGTTGCAGATGAGAACACTCTTGATTTGTCCACAATTGCTGAAGTTCAGTTCAAGTTATGTGCGCTGCAGCAACTGGATACTTATCTGGAGAGTGCGACAACAGTCACAGAGGCAGAGGATGGTTGTCTCGAGGCCATATTGGAGTTGTATCGGGGAGGGGATACCTCTGACCTGGTAGAGGCTTTAAAAGATCAAATGGATGAGAAAATCATGCAGGATGTGTCTGCCTGGGCCGCAGAGGATGAGAAGGCAGTGGTTCTCTTTGCAGTCAGTGGTATATCACTAGGGGAAGTGCTCGAGAAGTTTCCCATTCCAGTACATGTTGACACCTCTTCCCAAGTGGGTTACAGGTCGTCATGGTTAAATGTCAACGAGAAGCTGAATGACATTGACAAAGATTCTGGAAGAGCTTGGTCTCTGTGGTTCATACCAGATAAAGCAGAGGACAGTTCCAAAGTGGTTGGGGGTGTCCAGATGGATGACACCTTCCACAGCAAGATGGAGACTGTGGAATTTCCTGCAGAAGCAATAGACTCAGACctcacaacaaacacacacctcaCGATGGACGTAGACCCCCCAACAAACACAGACCTCCCAACAAACGCAGACTTAGAGACAGAACCCCTTTCCCCAATGATTTTGACCGTCCTCACACCAGAGGACGCTGTGAAACTGCTTGCTGAAACAGAGGCACCAGACACAGACCTCAAAACGGTCGTAGACCTCACAACAGACTCGGACACAGAACCCCTTTCCCCAATGAATTTGACCATCCTGAGATCTGAGGATGCCATGAGACTGTTTTGCCAGATCGAGAATGGCTCTGACCTCCAATTCGCGTCCCCTGAATCCTGCTCTAAAAACAAAGATAAGACACAGACAAACCAACTAGAGAATATAGAAAGTGGCAGCTTAGATAAGTCCTGCTACTGTCCTTGTGGTATTGAAACTGACAATGGGTTTGAAATGGGCCTATGCTCCagttgtcagagagagaaaggattgcAGCAAGATACAAGATGCATAACAATCGCTCACTGCTTTACCATGTCACATAGAAATGATCAGGAGACAGAGGTCCCTAAGGACTCTGGGGGGAAGGTGACTGCTGTTGACAATCAATGCAGGGACAAGAAGCAGACACATTCAACTGAAGAAGAGGGTGATGACAATAAGACACAGGGTGAAATGCAGCAATGGACAGGCGTCATACCGATCATTGACTTTTTTTTCTGGTCAGATACAAGTGAGGATTCTGatcaggagacagaggagagctaTAATGAACAACATGCTCAGATTGAGGCTCATGCTTCTAGTGTTAAAAGGACAGAGCCTGAAACTGATGCCAAAGCACCATGTGAGTCAGCCCAAGAACGTACGACCCAAAGCAAAGTCAGTCCTGGTTCCGAGGATAGGGAAAGATGGCAAGAGAAGGACCAAGACTGCAGGATGACTACATTACCACTTCCCAAGGTTGAAAACCCCTCTAAGTTAAGAGCTAACATCATAGCAGACAACTGGTTTTCACCTATAGAGGACTGTGGTTCACCTGTAGAAAAGTATGACAAAGTTGCTGACTTTGTCACCCAATACAAAACCTGCAAGTCAAAGCAAAAAGGacataaaaaaatggaaaaggaGAAGTCCCTCCATCCAACGTCATCTGACAGGCAAAGTTACAAGAAAAGCCatgggagagcagagaggggaagGACACCATCCCAAACCACTAAGTGCTATGGGTTGAAGGCAACTGTGGATAATCAATGCAGGGACATGAAGCCACATGCACCACACAAGACGAGACATTCAACTGAGAGTGATGGAAATCGATGTAAAGACAAGAAGAGGGGATCATCAACTGTGAAAGCGTGTGAAGGCTGTCAATCCAGGGACAAGAAGCCACCGAAGAGGAGACATtcaactgagaaagagagagaggataatcAAAGTAGGGACAAGATGTCACAGAAGAGAAGATATTCAACTGAAACTGACGGCAGGAACTCAAACTCCAAAGAGTTACAGTGCCAGTTGGTGGACATAGAGAGGAGCAGTGGAAGCTCACTCCCGTGCCCTGGGGTGAAAACCCTCCATGTGCAGGGATCCTCAAATACCACCGTTCCTCTCAAAATCTCCATAAACATCCCCAAAAAGCCTTCCATAAACGCCTCACCCTCAAAACATGCAGAGGAAATCCTCAAAATCCCGAAGACTAAAGCCCAGAACAAAACTAACAGACACTGCTCCCTTGCAAAGTCGGTGTCTCCTGTTGtcaaagagaggcagaggaatGGCGGCAAACAAAAGCAAACAATTCAATGCTTAAAAATCAGATTGGAAAAGCTGTCCTTACCCCAAAATCTTGTCAGGAAAGGTTCTCCACCAAGCCGGAAGAGGGAGGAAGGTTCTCCACCAAGGCAGAAGAGGGTGGCAGATAGAGGAGAGCCTGAGGGTTTAGGGGTAAATGTTTCTAGGCATCCTGACTTGTCCAAGAAACTAAAACGTAAGGCACAGAGCGACTTGAAATCCCAACAGAATTTGACAAAGATTCCGAAGATGTTGAATGGAGTGTTTTCAAAAAGTGAGTGTAAGAATGACTCGCCGCCAAGGATTCTGAAGCTTCCAAGGACTCCAGAGGTTTCAAAGGATTtgcatgagagagagaacaggaaagaGCCATCTCCCAGTGCTTCCCCTGAATCACAAATGCTGGACAAACCTGCAAGAGTGGCACACAAGCCCAAATATTTTATCAAACCTGCCAGTCCCAGTTGTTACAGCCCAGGTAGTCATGCTTGCCCTAATACGGCCATGGTTTCACCGTCACATAGCAACGTAGATTTTTGTGAAAAAGTCTCTGCGAGGCAACAGGTGTTCTCAGATTGGGAGAGCAGCTTTGTCCCGACTCCAACCCCCCGGACTTGCAGGCGATCAGGGTGTCCTCCAGAGGAAGTGGAAGGTCAACAGGCCAGTCGCAGGTCCAGCTCGGAGACCAGGATCATCCGACCCATTCTAAAACGTGTCGATGCTCCGCCAAAACCCAAGCGGAACATCAGCTTTCCTTTGAATCCAAGGAACGTGCACTACTTCAAGCCCTGTGAATATGAAAATTACGTCATGTTCAACAGGTCTTACACAGATCCGGAAGATGCACAGCGCTCtgatgatgaagaggaagatGCTTCTGTGAACTGCCAGAACAAGAAGAAACAGCCCCCCGTTATGGAAGCGAAGCAGCAAGATATAGGGGAGCTGAAGCCTGGACCAAGCGGTTTATGTGAAAAGCGCTTCAAAAGGAAGTGGGAAATGCAGGAGCCTGCTGCCATTTTGATGAAGGAGAGCATTGTTCAGGCAAAGCATTGGACGAAGTCTCTCCATCGTGATCCTCCAAAAGAATTCAGACACTCAG CAAAAATAACTGGAGTTGGTTACAAGTGGTCCGAGAAGCAGAAGAAGAGGCCAAATGAAATTGAAG GTTCCTCTCTGAATGCAAGCCCCCTTCACGGTCACCATCCAG GTTCCTCTCAAAATGCAAGTCACGGTCACCATCCAGGTTCCTCTCAGAATGCAAGTCCCCGTCACGGTCACTGTCCACGTTCCGCTCAGAATGCAAGTCACGGTCACCATCTAGGTTCTTCTCAGAATGTAAGTCCTTGTCACGGTCACTGTTCACGTTCCTCTCAGAATGCAAGTCACGGTCACCATCCAGGTTCCTCTCAGAATGTAAGTCCCCGTCACGGTCACTGTTCACGTTCCTCTCAGAATGTAAGTCCCCGTCACGGTCACTGTTCACGTTCCACTCAGAATGTAAGTCCTCGTCACGGTCACCATCCAGGTTCCTCTCAGAATGCAAGTCCCCGTCACGGTCACTGTCCACGTTCCTCTCAGAATGTAAGCCCCCTCGTGGTCACCATTCATCCTCCGGCCAGGGGAGAAGAGTTAAGCCAACAGCCAGGCACCATAGCTCTCCCATGGATGAATGGAACAAGCGGTGGTCGGGAGAGACGTGATTCGTAA